Proteins encoded within one genomic window of Setaria italica strain Yugu1 chromosome IV, Setaria_italica_v2.0, whole genome shotgun sequence:
- the LOC101752700 gene encoding uncharacterized protein LOC101752700 yields the protein MCLDLSVKDKSAKPPRRHSIQTKPGASPRPTPSGTVTPLSGIRSKRSDSQGRFDTPTSEVSMSTARRKFSTLSSISYWMTQIRLAEAASKHSVSLGFFKLALESECEPLDRMREELKSYVARHGLATELEDPVKDILQVYDIVEDFEKLKISAEPSQQPKKSDKAARTTTNVSPNGNLKPRSLNSEATESKEAGKKENIQKVKPDARVRGSYNRNPARNTTAKEVVAKTAGKKTKKQAKGQQEVSNGDSESLAVSPDQDTADVVMEITQEDKENMGDAEMPRDAGLPQEA from the exons ATGTGCCTTGACCTTTCTGTGAAGGATAAATCAGCCAAACCTCCACGGAGGCACTCAATACAAACTAAGCCAGGAGCTAGCCCAAGGCCAACTCCTTCTGGAACTGTTACTCCGTTGTCTGGGATTCGGTCTAAGAGATCAGACAGCCAGGGAAGGTTTGATACTCCAACATCAGAAGTGTCCATGTCCACTGCAAGGCGCAAGTTCAGCACGCTCTCCTCAATCTCGTACTGGATGACACAGATCAGGCTGGCAGAGGCTGCTTCCAAGCACTCAGTTTCCTTAGGCTTCTTTAAGCTTGCTCTTGAATCAGAATGTGAG CCTCTGGACCGGATGAGGGAAGAACTCAAGTCCTATGTTGCCCGGCATGGTCTAGCAACAGAATTGGAGGACCCAGTAAAGGACATTCTTCAAGTTTATGATATTGTGGAGGATTTTGAGAAGCTGAAGATCTCTGCAGAGCCCTCACAGCAACCTAAAAAGTCTGACAAGGCTGCTCGCACTACCACCAATGTGTCACCCAATGGAAACCTGAAGCCAAGGTCACTGAACTCTGAGGCAACTGAAAGTAAGGAAGCAGGAAAGAAAGAGAACATTCAGAAGGTGAAGCCTGATGCAAGGGTCAGAGGCTCCTACAACAGGAATCCAGCCAGAAACACCACTGCAAAGGAAGTAGTTGCCAAGACTGCTGGTAAGAAAACCAAGAAACAGGCCAAGGGTCAACAGGAAGTTAGCAATGGAGATAGTGAGTCTTTGGCTGTCAGTCCAGATCAAGATACTG CCGATGTGGTGATGGAGATTACACAGGAGGATAAAGAGAACATG GGGGATGCTGAAATGCCCAGGGATGCTGGACTTCCACAAGAAGCCTAG
- the LOC101753112 gene encoding ABC transporter A family member 8 produces MEPHSAAAAGPRPPSFASQTNALLRKNLIFQKRNRKETIRLIIVPIYLCLIISILQRVINNLLDKPKFRCGCQCVDVNGTGPCQNVCGIQYSTPQQARSCPLPNPPKWPALVQVPLPEYRAVQDSSSLFTGLPDASCRKIQSCPASIPFTGANRTLSNSIMQNLFTGSPLSNLSDYTSISSLLLGTDLPGFTTGFVEPAFVSDRPIYVLEQQCKSSDSVTVPITVGSVNAQREIKCVQGLPLWRNSSRTINDETFLGYRKGKTVQGINEIAMAYDFQDSHEKQFNVLALYNSTYQNVSFIPTPFGLLRIPRSLNAVSNAYLQLVQGSGVKMLLDFTKEMPKQATRVTFDFSAVVGPLFFEWVVVLLFPVMLTYLVYEKQHKLRTMMKMHGLGDGPYWIIYYTYFLIFSTVYMIIFVIFGSVIGVNFFKINSYSIQFVFFFSFINLQIVLAFLASSFFSKVNTAQAIAYLYIFGSGLIAGNLIRNFIEGGKIPRHWITVLEIIPAFSLYRGLYELGQYAITASETGSHGMQWSDLNDHTNGMRDVLIIIILEWLVLLPIAYYFDHAASVGHTSSPLSIIKRLLKKGHASRRITVNEIADKEVQVEMEKLDIITERETVDQVLQQQTSGYAVVCDDLKKVYHGKDGNPDKFAVRGVSLALPYGECLGILGPNGAGKSSFISMLIGFVKPTSGNAFVRGFSIQSDMENIYNSMGVCPQNDMLWETLTGREHLQFYGRLKGLSGSSLDLAVDESLRSVNLFHGGAPDKQVKKYSGGMRRRLSVAISLIGDAKVVYMDEPSTGLDPASRKSLWSAVKQAKQDRAIILTTHSMEEAETLCDRLCIMVDGSLQCIGTPKELIARYGGYYVLTMTTPPEFEQEVENLVRKLSPSARKVYNLSGTQKYELLKQEARIADVFMAVESFKKRVDVQAWGLADTTMEDVFVKVAKGAQRSEELS; encoded by the exons ATGGAACCGCactcggccgcggcggccgggccgAGGCCGCCGAGCTTCGCGTCGCAGACAAATGCCCTCCTGCGCAAGAACCTCATCTTCCAG AAACGTAATAGGAAGGAAACCATTCGGTTAATCATAGTTCCCATATACCTCTGTCTCATAATCAGCATTCTTCAAAGAGTCATCAACAATTTGCTGGATAAGCCGAAATTCAGGTGCGGTTGCCAGTGTGTTGATGTCAATGGGACAGGCCCTTGCCAAAATGTGTGTGGAATTCAGTACTCTACACCGCAACAGGCACGCAGCTGCCCCCTACCAAATCCTCCAAAATGGCCTGCTCTCGTGCAAGTACCCCTCCCAGAGTATCGTGCCGTGCAGGACTCCTCCAGTTTGTTCACAGGCctccctgatgcatcatgtagAAAGATTCAATCCTGCCCAGCCAGTATACCGTTCACTGGAGCAAACAGAACTCTATCTAATA GTATCATGCAGAACTTGTTCACAGGCTCACCGCTTTCAAATCTTTCTGATTACACAAGCATATCCAGTCTTCTGCTT GGTACAGATTTACCAGGATTTACTACGGGCTTCGTTGAACCTGCTTTTGTCTCAGATCGACCCATATATGTTCTTGAACAGCAATGCAAGTCCAGTGATTCAGTTACAGTCCCAATTACTGTTGGTTCCGTTAACGCTCAGAGAG AGATAAAATGTGTCCAAGGTTTACCATTGTGGCGGAACAGTTCAAGAACAATTAACGATGAAACATTCCTGGGCTACCGGAAAGGGAAAACCGTACAAGGGATAAATGAAATTGCAATGG CCTATGATTTCCAAGACTCACATGAGAAGCAGTTTAACGTGCTTGCTTTATATAACTCAACTTATCAGAACGTCTCTTTTATTCCAACGCCATTTGGACTTCTGCGCATTCCACGCTCATTGAATGCG GTCTCAAATGCCTATCTCCAACTTGTACAAGGTTCAGGGGTTAAAATGTTACTCGACTTCACCAAAGAAATGCCTAAGCAAGCCACTCGCGTCACATTTGATTTTTCTGCTGTTGTCGGTCCACTGTTTTTCGAATGGGTTGTTGTCTTGCTTTTTCCG GTTATGCTGACATACCTTGTATACGAGAAGCAACACAAACTCCGAACAATGATGAAAATGCATGGGCTTGGGGATGGCCCTTACTGGATTATATACTATACATACTTCCTTATTTTCTCCACAGTGTATATGATCATATTTGTCATTTTTGGATCCGTCATAG GTGTGAACTTTTTCAAGATAAACAGTTACAGTATccagtttgttttctttttcagctTCATTAATCTGCAAATTGTATTGGCCTTCCTAGCTTCATCATTCTTTTCGAAAGTTAACACCGCTCAGG CAATTGCGTACCTGTACATATTTGGGTCAGGGTTGATCGCAGGAAATCTTATTCGCAATTTTATTGAAGGTGGAAAAATCCCAA GACACTGGATTACAGTTCTGGAGATAATACCTGCATTTTCTTTATATCGAGGACTATATGAGCTTGGACAATATGCTATTACCGCTTCAGAAACAGGAAGCCATGGCATGCAATGGAGTGATCTGAATGACCACACGAACGGAATGAGAGATGTtttaattattattattttagaATGGTTGGTTTTGCTTCCTATTGCATATTATTTCGACCATGCTGCTTCAGTTGGACACACATCTAGTCCTCTTTCCATAATCAAACGTCTCCTCAAGAAGGGCCACGCTTCGAGAAGGATAACTGTTAATGAAATAGCTGATAAGGAGGTTCAAGTAGAAATGGAGAAGCTAGACATTATCACAGAA AGGGAGACTGTTGATCAAGTGCTACAGCAACAAACTAGTGGCTATGCTGTGGTCTGTGATGACCTCAAAAAAGTATATCATGGAAAAGATGGTAACCCTGATAAGTTTGCAGTTCGGGGTGTATCACTTGCTTTGCCTTATGGAGAGTGTCTTGGTATTCTTGGTCCTAATGGAGCTGGCAAAAGCTCTTTTATTAGCATG CTGATTGGGTTTGTAAAGCCAACATCAGGAAATGCATTTGTACGGGGTTTCAGCATACAGAGTGACATGGAAAATATATACAACAGCATGGGGGTTTGCCCACAGAATGA TATGCTTTGGGAGACGCTAACTGGCAGGGAACATCTCCAGTTTTATGGCCGACTGAAGGGCCTTAGTGGTTCATCTTTGGATCTC GCCGTTGATGAGTCTTTAAGGAGTGTAAATTTGTTTCATGGGGGTGCTCCAGATAAGCAAGTCAAGAAGTACAGCGGTGGCATGAGGAGGCGCCTTAGCGTTGCCATCTCGCTGATTGGAGATGCTAAA GTCGTGTACATGGATGAGCCCAGCACTGGATTAGACCCAGCTTCAAGGAAGAGTCTCTGGAGTGCAGTGAAGCAAGCAAAGCAGGATAGAGCAATCATTCTCACAA CACATTCCATGGAAGAAGCTGAAACTCTTTGTGACAGACTATGTATCATGGTCGATGGAAGTCTGCAGTGCATAGGCACGCCCAAAGAG CTCATAGCTAGATATGGAGGGTACTATGTGCTGACGATGACGACACCGCCCGAGTTCGAACAAGAGGTCGAAAATCTGGTGCGCAAGCTCTCACCAAGCGCCAGAAAGGTTTACAATCTATCAGGGACGCAGAAGTACGAACTGTTGAAGCAGGAAGCGAGGATCGCTGATGTGTTCATGGCCGTGGAGAGCTTCAAGAAGAGGGTGGATGTCCAGGCCTGGGGCCTCGCCGACACCACCATGGAGGACGTGTTCGTGAAGGTCGCCAAAGGGGCGCAGCGCAGCGAAGAACTCTCGTAG